The following proteins come from a genomic window of Halomarina ordinaria:
- a CDS encoding DUF2243 domain-containing protein, whose product MRRALLGAVVFGFGFSAVIDVLVLHHVLQLHSLVSNLYPTTTVSGLRTNVFADGVFATVMLAVAGGGAGLLWRAERRATTPLPVRPLAGAAVLGLGAFDLFDVVVNHTILGLHDATEGPGYYDPHWAVISLLIVGAGYYVYRTSRPRTVSES is encoded by the coding sequence ATGCGCCGGGCACTCCTCGGGGCGGTCGTCTTCGGGTTCGGGTTCAGCGCCGTCATCGACGTGCTCGTCCTCCACCACGTCCTGCAGTTGCACTCCCTCGTCTCGAACCTCTACCCGACGACGACCGTCTCGGGCCTGCGGACGAACGTGTTCGCCGACGGCGTGTTCGCCACGGTGATGCTGGCCGTCGCGGGCGGCGGCGCCGGCCTCCTGTGGCGCGCCGAGCGTCGCGCCACGACCCCGCTGCCCGTCCGACCGCTCGCGGGGGCGGCGGTCCTCGGCCTCGGGGCGTTCGACCTCTTCGACGTCGTCGTCAACCACACGATACTCGGCCTCCACGACGCGACGGAGGGACCGGGCTACTACGACCCCCACTGGGCGGTCATCAGCCTCCTCATCGTCGGGGCGGGCTACTACGTCTACCGGACGAGTCGACCCCGGACGGTGAGCGAGTCGTGA
- the cofG gene encoding 7,8-didemethyl-8-hydroxy-5-deazariboflavin synthase subunit CofG has product MIPGADEYDVDVAVDAAAVERLRSVTPADVDPAPELSFARNVFLPLTTACRYTCTYCTYYDVPGEASLMSPEEVRETCRMGAKAGCTEALFTFGDDPDDRYTAVHERLAEWGHDSVHSYLREACDIALEEGLLPHSNPGDQTREQMELVADVNASMGVMLETTAEVRAHGGPRAKSPGQRLATIRTAGELGVPFTTGLLVGIGEDWTDRAESLLAIRDLHERYGHVQEVIVQPVVANERWRGDTPALDALRRVTAMARVALPEEVSVQVPPNLAPVRDLLDCGIDDLGGVSPVTDDYINPDYAWPALRELEAIAEEAGVPLRERLPVHERFVPGWLSPAILDALEGEDEAGARYRAVLGD; this is encoded by the coding sequence GTGATTCCCGGCGCGGACGAGTACGACGTCGACGTCGCGGTGGACGCGGCCGCCGTCGAGCGGTTGCGCTCGGTCACGCCGGCGGACGTCGACCCCGCCCCCGAACTCTCGTTCGCGCGCAACGTCTTCCTCCCGCTGACGACCGCCTGTCGCTACACCTGTACGTACTGCACGTACTACGACGTGCCCGGTGAGGCGTCGCTCATGTCGCCCGAGGAGGTACGCGAGACGTGTCGGATGGGGGCGAAGGCGGGCTGTACCGAGGCGCTGTTCACCTTCGGCGACGACCCCGACGACCGCTACACGGCCGTCCACGAGCGACTGGCCGAGTGGGGCCACGACTCCGTCCACTCGTACCTCCGCGAGGCGTGCGACATCGCGCTGGAGGAGGGGTTGCTCCCCCACTCGAACCCCGGCGACCAGACGCGCGAGCAGATGGAACTGGTCGCGGACGTGAACGCGAGCATGGGCGTGATGCTCGAGACCACCGCCGAGGTCCGCGCCCACGGCGGTCCCCGCGCGAAGTCCCCCGGCCAGCGCCTCGCCACCATCCGGACGGCCGGCGAACTCGGCGTCCCCTTCACGACCGGTCTCCTCGTCGGTATCGGCGAGGACTGGACCGACCGCGCCGAGTCGCTGCTCGCCATCCGCGACCTCCACGAGCGCTACGGCCACGTCCAGGAGGTCATCGTCCAGCCCGTCGTCGCCAACGAGCGCTGGCGGGGCGACACGCCCGCCCTCGACGCACTCCGTCGGGTGACCGCGATGGCCCGCGTCGCGCTCCCAGAGGAGGTGAGCGTGCAGGTGCCGCCGAACCTCGCGCCGGTCCGCGACCTGCTCGACTGCGGTATCGACGACCTCGGGGGCGTCTCACCCGTCACCGACGACTACATCAACCCCGACTACGCCTGGCCCGCGCTGCGCGAACTGGAGGCCATCGCCGAGGAGGCGGGCGTCCCGCTGCGCGAACGCCTGCCCGTCCACGAGCGGTTCGTCCCGGGGTGGCTCTCGCCGGCCATCCTCGACGCCCTCGAGGGCGAGGACGAAGCAGGTGCCCGCTACCGCGCCGTCCTGGGCGACTGA
- the tmk gene encoding dTMP kinase, which translates to MLITLEGIDGSGKTTAWEALQDVYPDAVFTREPTTSWYGEAVRRSLDDDDADPLADLFLFTADHADHLSRVVRPALEEGRLVVSDRYSDSRYAYQGAALSGVVKRPVEYIRGVHQPFTRPPDATVYLDVDPQVGAERAGATDKFEHADYLAAVRENYERLIDYEPERFVRVDAERSPEDVVERVEECVARLVDENGA; encoded by the coding sequence ATGCTCATCACGCTGGAGGGCATCGACGGCTCCGGCAAGACCACCGCCTGGGAGGCGTTACAGGACGTCTACCCCGACGCGGTGTTCACCCGCGAGCCGACCACCTCCTGGTACGGCGAGGCGGTCCGGCGCTCGCTCGACGACGACGACGCCGACCCGCTGGCCGACCTGTTCCTGTTCACGGCCGACCACGCCGACCACCTCTCGCGGGTCGTCCGACCCGCCCTCGAGGAGGGGCGACTCGTCGTCTCGGACCGCTACTCCGACTCGCGCTACGCCTACCAGGGGGCGGCGCTCTCGGGGGTCGTGAAGCGGCCCGTCGAGTACATCCGCGGCGTCCACCAGCCCTTCACCCGGCCGCCGGACGCGACGGTCTACCTCGACGTCGACCCGCAGGTCGGCGCCGAGCGCGCCGGCGCGACCGACAAGTTCGAACACGCGGACTACCTCGCCGCCGTCCGGGAGAACTACGAACGGCTCATCGACTACGAACCGGAGCGGTTCGTCCGCGTCGACGCCGAACGCTCCCCGGAGGACGTGGTGGAGCGCGTCGAGGAGTGCGTCGCGCGACTCGTCGACGAGAACGGGGCGTGA
- a CDS encoding phosphoribosylaminoimidazolesuccinocarboxamide synthase — translation MTSVKEFRVVAPATPERLGRGAFRFTDDYSVFDWGKMPDEIPGKGAALCAMGAANFELLEEAGVPTHYRGVVVEGSVEEEGLPVPLSAAAEPPREMAIDLTQVPDLPHEGRTYDYDAFHAAAGENYLVPLEIVFRNTVPVGSSLRSRGAPADYGLDHDDWPDAPVDLPDPVVEFSTKYEEEDRYLAREEADRIAGKADVEDLESVAREVNRLVTERAAAAGLTHEDGKIECLYVDGEVRVADVVGTFDENRFSYDGQQVSKEVVRQYHKRTQPEWVAAVTDAKARAAREDVADWRALCDRDPEPLPERVVRATSDLYRAGANAYLERALFDAPPLDAAVDAVRDL, via the coding sequence ATGACGAGCGTCAAGGAGTTCCGCGTCGTGGCGCCGGCGACCCCCGAGCGACTGGGGCGGGGCGCCTTCCGCTTCACCGACGACTACTCCGTCTTCGACTGGGGGAAGATGCCCGACGAGATTCCGGGCAAGGGGGCGGCCCTCTGCGCGATGGGCGCGGCGAACTTCGAACTGCTGGAGGAGGCGGGCGTCCCCACCCACTACCGCGGGGTCGTCGTCGAGGGGTCCGTCGAGGAGGAGGGCCTCCCCGTCCCGCTCTCGGCCGCCGCCGAACCGCCCCGCGAGATGGCTATCGACCTCACGCAGGTGCCCGACCTCCCCCACGAGGGCCGGACGTACGACTACGACGCCTTCCACGCGGCGGCCGGCGAGAACTACCTCGTCCCGCTCGAAATCGTCTTCCGCAACACCGTCCCCGTCGGCTCCAGCCTCCGGTCGCGCGGCGCCCCGGCCGACTACGGCCTCGACCACGACGACTGGCCCGACGCGCCCGTCGACCTCCCCGACCCGGTCGTCGAGTTCTCGACGAAGTACGAGGAGGAGGACCGCTACCTCGCCCGTGAGGAGGCCGACCGAATCGCCGGGAAGGCGGATGTCGAGGACCTCGAATCGGTGGCGCGCGAGGTGAACCGACTGGTCACCGAGCGCGCCGCGGCGGCCGGCCTCACCCACGAGGACGGCAAGATAGAGTGCCTCTACGTCGACGGCGAGGTGCGCGTCGCGGACGTGGTCGGCACCTTCGACGAGAACCGCTTCTCCTACGACGGTCAACAGGTCTCGAAGGAGGTCGTCCGCCAGTACCACAAGCGCACCCAGCCCGAGTGGGTGGCGGCGGTGACGGACGCGAAGGCCCGCGCGGCGCGCGAGGACGTCGCCGACTGGCGCGCGCTCTGCGACCGCGACCCCGAACCGCTCCCCGAGCGCGTGGTGCGAGCGACGAGCGACCTCTACCGCGCCGGCGCGAACGCCTATCTCGAGCGGGCGCTGTTCGACGCGCCGCCGCTCGACGCGGCCGTCGACGCGGTGCGCGACCTGTAG
- a CDS encoding tubulin/FtsZ family protein, producing the protein MRLAMIGFGQAGGKVLDAFLEYDRRTGSNLVRAALAVNTARADLMGLEYVPEDRRVLIGQSRVKGHGVGADNELGAEVAEEDIDEVMGALDDVPVHEVDAFLVVAGLGGGSGSGGGPVLARHLKRIYTEPVYALGVLPSAEEGGIYTLNAARSFETYVRETDHLLVFDNDAWRRSGESVQSGYDGINEEIVRRFGLLFGAGEVEAGGEVAESVVDSSEIINTLAGGGVSTVGYATEEVERPDAGLLSRLRGAEAEDLDPASTTNRITSLVRRAALGRLTLPCELEGTERALLVLSGPPRYLNRKGIERGRTWLEEETGSMEVRGGDYPRRDAAEVSAVVLLSGVTRVERIKDLQRVAIEAQENIEDIRARSDANLHSLVEEDAEELEPLF; encoded by the coding sequence ATGAGACTCGCAATGATCGGCTTCGGGCAGGCGGGGGGGAAGGTCCTCGACGCGTTCCTGGAGTACGACCGGCGGACGGGGTCGAACCTCGTCCGGGCGGCGCTGGCGGTCAACACCGCCCGGGCGGACCTGATGGGCCTCGAGTACGTCCCCGAGGACCGGCGCGTGCTCATCGGCCAGTCGCGGGTGAAGGGCCACGGCGTCGGCGCGGACAACGAACTCGGCGCCGAGGTGGCCGAGGAGGACATCGACGAGGTGATGGGCGCGCTGGACGACGTCCCGGTCCACGAGGTCGACGCCTTCCTCGTCGTCGCCGGCCTCGGCGGCGGGAGCGGCTCCGGCGGCGGCCCCGTCCTCGCGCGTCACCTCAAGCGCATCTACACGGAACCCGTCTACGCGCTCGGCGTCCTCCCGAGCGCCGAGGAGGGCGGCATCTACACGCTCAACGCCGCCCGGTCGTTCGAGACCTACGTCCGCGAGACCGACCACCTGCTCGTCTTCGACAACGACGCGTGGCGCCGCTCCGGGGAGTCGGTCCAGTCGGGCTACGACGGCATCAACGAGGAGATCGTTCGTCGGTTCGGCCTGCTGTTCGGCGCGGGCGAGGTCGAGGCCGGCGGCGAGGTCGCGGAGTCGGTCGTCGACTCCAGCGAGATAATCAACACGCTCGCCGGCGGCGGCGTCTCGACGGTCGGCTACGCCACCGAGGAGGTCGAGCGGCCCGACGCGGGGTTGCTCTCGCGACTGCGCGGCGCCGAGGCGGAGGACCTCGACCCCGCGAGTACGACCAATCGCATCACCAGTCTCGTCCGCCGGGCCGCCCTCGGACGGCTCACCCTCCCCTGCGAACTCGAGGGGACCGAGCGCGCGCTGCTGGTCCTGAGCGGCCCGCCGCGCTACCTCAACCGCAAGGGCATCGAGCGCGGGCGCACCTGGCTCGAGGAGGAGACCGGGAGCATGGAGGTCCGTGGCGGCGACTACCCCCGCCGCGACGCCGCCGAGGTGTCGGCGGTCGTCCTGCTCTCGGGGGTGACGCGCGTCGAGCGCATCAAGGACCTCCAGCGCGTCGCCATCGAGGCCCAGGAGAACATCGAGGACATCCGCGCGCGGAGCGACGCCAACCTCCACAGCCTCGTCGAGGAGGACGCGGAGGAACTCGAACCGCTCTTCTGA
- a CDS encoding complex I NDUFA9 subunit family protein, translating to MNVLVVGGTGFIGTELSRELTERDHEVTVLSRSPDDEGLPAGVDTYEGDVTDYDSIEEAFVGQDAVVYLVALSPLFKPDGGNAKHFDVHLGGAENVVKAMQAHDVERLVHMSALGADPRGETAYLQAKGQAEETVRDAGLDVVVFRPSVVFGDGGEFVPFTKKLAPRPAAPLPGGGKTKFQPIHVGDLVPMLAEAVEDDDRVGDTYDVGGPEVLTLKQVAELAHRADGHSFTAIPIPMAFADVGLSMLGAVGGPMGRDQARSLRIDNTVADNDVTAFGVDEGDLTTLREYLGLEERATA from the coding sequence ATGAACGTGCTCGTCGTCGGCGGCACCGGATTCATCGGGACGGAACTCAGTCGGGAACTCACGGAGCGGGACCACGAGGTGACGGTCCTGTCGCGCTCGCCCGACGACGAGGGCCTCCCCGCGGGCGTCGACACCTACGAGGGCGACGTCACCGACTACGACTCCATCGAGGAGGCGTTCGTCGGTCAGGACGCCGTGGTCTACCTCGTCGCGCTCTCGCCGCTGTTCAAGCCCGACGGCGGGAACGCGAAGCACTTCGACGTCCACCTCGGCGGCGCGGAGAACGTCGTGAAGGCGATGCAGGCCCACGACGTCGAGCGACTCGTCCACATGAGCGCGCTCGGCGCCGACCCGAGGGGCGAGACGGCCTACCTCCAGGCGAAGGGCCAGGCCGAGGAGACGGTCCGGGACGCCGGCCTCGACGTCGTCGTCTTCCGGCCGTCGGTCGTCTTCGGCGACGGCGGGGAGTTCGTCCCGTTCACGAAGAAACTCGCCCCGCGCCCGGCCGCGCCGCTCCCCGGCGGCGGCAAGACGAAGTTCCAGCCCATCCACGTCGGCGACCTCGTCCCGATGCTCGCCGAGGCCGTCGAGGACGACGACCGCGTCGGTGACACCTACGACGTCGGCGGCCCCGAGGTGCTCACCCTCAAGCAGGTGGCCGAACTCGCGCACAGGGCCGACGGCCACTCCTTCACCGCCATCCCCATCCCGATGGCGTTCGCCGACGTCGGCCTCTCGATGCTCGGGGCCGTCGGCGGGCCGATGGGTCGCGACCAGGCGCGCTCGCTGCGCATCGACAACACCGTCGCGGACAACGACGTGACCGCCTTCGGCGTGGACGAGGGCGACCTGACGACCCTCCGCGAGTACCTCGGCCTGGAGGAGCGCGCGACGGCCTGA
- the cofH gene encoding 7,8-didemethyl-8-hydroxy-5-deazariboflavin synthase subunit CofH — MDRAVDDFGFEHVPETDQSFENALAKARAGDRLTVDDGVELLTTGTDHEGIDPRRKEQVLEAADRRRAEVVGEEVTFVANLNNNVTTACNTGCLFCNFKDTAANFERDSGVDHPGFTKTPAESRAVVRDALSRGVYEVTSVSGLHPALALDAEHHEILAGYDAPANQVNYKPPERYDTDPGTYLEQMRAMSRDGAHLHSMTPEEAYHAIRGTDWSYEDAYRRLADAGLASVPGTAAEILVDEVRDVICPGKIRTDDWVEAMEAAATVGLPMTATVMYGHVENEMHRAMHLKVVRDLQDRTGNITEFVPLSFVHRTTPLYERGIVSGGATFEEDELMVAVSRLFLDNVEHVQSSWVKYGDERGLKLLSCGADDFMGTILSEEITKRAGGSEGEFRSVRDYVEMITAVGRVPVERSTDYRTRRVVDPEERPLGPTLGPQADGTPLMASQTAPADD; from the coding sequence ATGGACCGTGCCGTCGACGACTTCGGGTTCGAACACGTCCCCGAGACGGACCAGTCGTTCGAGAACGCGCTCGCGAAGGCCCGTGCCGGCGACCGACTCACCGTCGACGACGGCGTCGAACTCCTCACGACGGGGACCGACCACGAGGGCATCGACCCGCGACGGAAAGAGCAGGTGCTCGAGGCCGCCGACCGCCGCCGCGCCGAGGTGGTCGGCGAGGAGGTGACGTTCGTCGCCAACCTCAACAACAACGTCACGACGGCCTGCAACACCGGCTGCCTGTTCTGTAACTTCAAGGACACCGCCGCGAACTTCGAGCGCGACAGCGGCGTCGACCACCCGGGGTTCACGAAGACCCCGGCCGAGTCGCGCGCCGTCGTCCGCGACGCGCTCTCGCGGGGCGTCTACGAGGTGACCTCCGTCTCGGGGCTTCACCCGGCGCTGGCGCTCGACGCCGAACACCACGAGATACTCGCGGGCTACGACGCGCCCGCCAACCAGGTGAACTACAAGCCGCCCGAGCGCTACGACACCGACCCCGGGACGTACCTCGAACAGATGCGCGCGATGTCCCGCGACGGCGCGCACCTCCACTCGATGACGCCCGAGGAGGCGTACCACGCGATTCGCGGCACCGACTGGAGCTACGAGGACGCCTACCGCCGTCTCGCGGACGCGGGCCTCGCGAGCGTGCCGGGGACCGCCGCCGAGATACTCGTCGACGAGGTGCGCGACGTCATCTGTCCGGGGAAGATACGCACCGACGACTGGGTCGAGGCGATGGAAGCGGCGGCGACCGTCGGCCTCCCGATGACCGCGACCGTCATGTACGGCCACGTCGAGAACGAGATGCACCGCGCGATGCACCTGAAGGTGGTCCGCGACCTCCAGGACCGCACCGGGAACATCACGGAGTTCGTCCCGCTGTCGTTCGTCCACCGGACGACCCCCCTCTACGAGCGCGGCATCGTCTCCGGCGGCGCCACCTTCGAGGAGGACGAACTGATGGTCGCCGTCTCTCGGCTGTTCCTCGACAACGTCGAGCACGTACAGTCCTCGTGGGTGAAGTACGGCGACGAGCGAGGACTGAAACTGCTCTCCTGCGGCGCCGACGACTTCATGGGGACCATCCTCTCGGAGGAGATAACGAAACGCGCCGGCGGCAGCGAGGGGGAGTTCCGCTCCGTGCGCGACTACGTCGAGATGATAACGGCCGTCGGGCGCGTCCCCGTCGAGCGCTCGACGGACTACCGGACGCGCCGGGTCGTCGACCCCGAGGAGAGGCCGTTGGGGCCGACGCTCGGCCCGCAGGCGGACGGGACGCCGCTGATGGCGTCGCAGACGGCGCCCGCGGACGACTGA
- the purS gene encoding phosphoribosylformylglycinamidine synthase subunit PurS, which translates to MTAYTATVTVRLKRGVLDPEAETTAQALSRLGFELEGLRSTDRYEIDLDAESADAAAARAEEMAERLLANPTIHDYEVSVDER; encoded by the coding sequence ATGACCGCCTACACGGCGACAGTCACGGTCCGACTCAAGCGGGGCGTCCTCGACCCGGAGGCCGAGACGACGGCCCAGGCGCTCTCGCGTCTCGGGTTCGAACTGGAGGGACTGCGCTCGACCGACCGCTACGAGATAGACCTCGACGCCGAGAGCGCGGACGCCGCCGCGGCCCGCGCCGAGGAGATGGCCGAGCGCCTGCTGGCGAACCCGACCATCCACGACTACGAGGTCAGCGTCGACGAGCGATGA
- a CDS encoding TrmB family transcriptional regulator, which translates to MDQQAAVDALERLGLSTYEAKVFIALVSLGVGSASDVAHVVDVPRSQVYGAADRLERHGLVDSRQSSPIQYRPVDLSEARDRLRRRFERDLDTAFEYLDDVHEAADPAEEQEGVWTVEGSEAVTGRLERLLAEASASALFTTGDAPLADERTVAALAEAAERGVGVTVLSASQAVLDRFDDRVATRHLPDLGDWEGEGGRLLLVDGRSVLLSVGGADASSPAGETAIWSADTAFAAVFVRLVEGRLGDYVA; encoded by the coding sequence ATGGACCAACAGGCGGCCGTCGACGCCCTCGAACGCCTCGGCCTCTCGACGTACGAGGCGAAGGTGTTCATCGCGCTCGTCTCGCTCGGCGTCGGGTCGGCGAGCGACGTCGCACACGTCGTGGACGTCCCCCGCTCGCAGGTGTACGGCGCGGCCGACCGCCTCGAACGACACGGCCTCGTCGACAGCCGGCAGTCCTCGCCCATCCAGTACCGCCCCGTCGACCTGTCCGAGGCGCGCGACCGACTCCGGCGGCGCTTCGAGCGCGACCTGGACACCGCCTTCGAGTACCTCGACGACGTCCACGAGGCGGCCGACCCGGCCGAGGAACAGGAGGGCGTCTGGACGGTCGAGGGGAGCGAGGCCGTCACCGGTCGTCTCGAACGGCTCCTCGCGGAGGCGTCCGCCTCGGCGCTGTTCACGACCGGTGACGCCCCGCTGGCCGACGAACGAACCGTCGCGGCGCTCGCGGAGGCGGCCGAGCGCGGCGTCGGCGTCACCGTCCTCAGCGCCTCCCAGGCGGTCCTCGACCGTTTCGACGACCGGGTGGCGACCCGTCACCTCCCGGACCTCGGCGACTGGGAGGGCGAGGGGGGCCGCCTCCTGCTGGTCGACGGGCGGTCGGTGCTGCTGAGCGTCGGTGGAGCCGACGCGTCGAGCCCCGCCGGGGAGACGGCCATCTGGAGCGCCGACACGGCGTTCGCGGCCGTCTTCGTCCGCCTCGTGGAGGGACGCCTCGGGGACTACGTCGCGTAG
- a CDS encoding CNNM domain-containing protein: MIPLQGEMAPLEVTARLIAGILLILANAFFVATEFGLTRARQYTEEEFVDGDPALQRAWDMTDDLEVYLTTCQVWISGTSIALGIVAEPGLAALIEPVFENTALASVGAASLVAFGLINLVHLTHGEQTPTYLGVERSRQVCRYGARPLYWFARSIGPLITFGDWVAKATLRLFGIEMTGAWTEAEADVIESRADLRRQLDDILEQGDMPEERREEIQAALDIDRLTVGDEMVPRDDIVTLSTTKDVRENLQVLEENPHTRFPLVGDSLEDFEGIVYIPVVTRHFDDLRDGDRTFADLAVPPLTFTPETSIAEAIDRFQDENQELALVVEDDEVVGLLTATDAMEAVTGELADPTDPVEERQTD; this comes from the coding sequence ATGATTCCACTCCAGGGCGAGATGGCCCCGCTCGAGGTCACTGCACGGTTGATAGCGGGGATCCTCCTCATCCTCGCCAACGCGTTCTTCGTGGCCACCGAGTTCGGGTTGACACGGGCACGCCAGTACACCGAGGAGGAGTTCGTCGACGGCGACCCCGCGCTCCAGCGCGCGTGGGACATGACCGACGACCTCGAGGTCTACCTGACGACCTGTCAGGTGTGGATCTCCGGGACCAGCATCGCGCTGGGTATCGTCGCCGAACCGGGGCTGGCGGCGCTCATCGAGCCGGTCTTCGAGAACACGGCGCTCGCCTCGGTCGGGGCTGCCTCCCTCGTCGCGTTCGGCCTCATCAACCTCGTCCACCTGACGCACGGCGAACAGACGCCGACCTACCTCGGCGTCGAGCGCTCACGCCAGGTCTGTCGGTACGGCGCGCGGCCGCTCTACTGGTTCGCCCGCTCCATCGGTCCGCTCATCACGTTCGGCGACTGGGTCGCGAAGGCGACGCTCCGCCTGTTCGGCATCGAGATGACGGGGGCGTGGACGGAAGCCGAGGCCGACGTCATCGAGTCGCGCGCCGACCTCCGGCGCCAGCTCGACGACATCCTCGAACAGGGCGACATGCCAGAGGAGCGCCGGGAGGAGATCCAGGCGGCCCTCGACATCGACCGCCTCACCGTCGGCGACGAGATGGTCCCACGCGATGACATCGTGACGCTGTCGACGACGAAGGACGTGCGGGAGAACCTGCAGGTCCTCGAGGAGAACCCCCACACCCGCTTCCCGCTGGTCGGCGACTCCCTGGAGGACTTCGAGGGCATCGTCTACATTCCCGTCGTCACCAGGCACTTCGACGACCTGCGCGACGGCGACCGGACCTTCGCGGACCTCGCGGTCCCGCCGCTGACGTTCACGCCGGAGACGAGTATCGCCGAGGCCATCGACCGCTTCCAGGACGAGAACCAGGAACTCGCGCTCGTCGTCGAGGACGACGAGGTGGTGGGCCTGCTGACCGCGACCGACGCGATGGAGGCCGTCACCGGCGAACTGGCGGACCCGACCGACCCCGTCGAGGAGCGGCAGACGGACTGA
- the cofC gene encoding 2-phospho-L-lactate guanylyltransferase, with protein MRVVVPYRVADPKTRLAPLLDREERVSFSETMLADVLDAVTATGHAPTVLATEDVDPSVPGTNVRVDDRPLSDAVNALLGDGPVAVVMADLALATTPALSRLFDADGDVVIAPGVGGGTNALVVRHPDFRVDYHGVSYRDHRRVCERIGAATTTLDSYRLGTDVDEPGDLAEVLLHGEGRSRSWLRDRGVRLAVGEGRVGVRREDDGREWAVEESGVGGADASAERDHDPE; from the coding sequence ATGCGCGTCGTCGTCCCGTACCGCGTCGCGGACCCGAAGACCCGCCTCGCCCCCCTCCTCGACCGCGAGGAACGGGTGTCGTTCTCCGAGACGATGCTCGCGGACGTCCTCGACGCCGTCACGGCGACGGGTCACGCCCCGACGGTGCTCGCCACCGAGGACGTCGACCCCTCCGTACCCGGGACGAACGTGCGCGTCGACGACCGCCCGCTCAGCGACGCGGTGAACGCCCTCCTCGGCGACGGGCCGGTCGCCGTCGTGATGGCCGACCTCGCGCTCGCGACGACGCCCGCGCTCTCGCGCCTGTTCGACGCCGACGGCGACGTGGTCATCGCACCGGGGGTGGGCGGCGGCACCAACGCGCTCGTCGTCCGTCACCCCGACTTCCGGGTCGACTACCACGGCGTCTCGTACCGCGACCACCGCCGCGTCTGCGAGCGTATCGGCGCGGCGACGACGACGCTCGACTCCTACCGCCTCGGCACCGACGTCGACGAACCCGGCGACCTCGCTGAGGTCCTGCTCCACGGCGAGGGGCGGTCGCGGTCGTGGCTCCGCGACCGCGGGGTTCGACTCGCCGTCGGGGAGGGACGAGTCGGCGTCCGTCGCGAGGACGACGGCCGCGAATGGGCGGTAGAGGAATCGGGCGTCGGGGGTGCCGACGCGAGCGCCGAGCGCGACCACGACCCCGAGTGA
- a CDS encoding sodium:calcium antiporter, translated as MAWSPAVAAVVVVLTTAAIWKGSDWLESSSERLSRYYGLPPVVQGSVVVAIGSSFPELASVVVAALEGSVALGVGAIVGSAIFNVLVIPAAAGLATATPVESNRTLVYKEAQFYMLAVSTLLITFAFAVIYVPGTAPLTGSVTRPLALIPLGLYALYLFIQYQDTAEYVADPAEARGVDPLRQWAFLAAGLLVILVAVENLVHAVRVLGSTFGVSEFVLGVVIVAGATSLPDTLVSVRAARAGRGVTSLANVLGSNTFDLLVAIPVGVLIAGPALIDFAVAAPMFGVLTAATVLLFTVMRTDLSLDDREAAALLGCYVVFVAWVVAETVGVGPGLLPVS; from the coding sequence ATGGCCTGGTCCCCGGCCGTCGCCGCCGTCGTCGTCGTCCTCACCACCGCCGCCATCTGGAAGGGGAGCGACTGGCTCGAGTCGTCGAGCGAGCGCCTCTCGCGGTACTACGGCCTCCCTCCGGTCGTCCAGGGGTCGGTGGTGGTGGCTATCGGCTCCAGTTTCCCGGAACTGGCGAGCGTCGTCGTCGCCGCCCTCGAGGGGTCCGTCGCCCTCGGCGTCGGCGCCATCGTCGGCTCGGCCATCTTCAACGTCCTCGTCATCCCGGCGGCGGCCGGCCTCGCGACCGCCACGCCGGTCGAGTCCAACCGCACGCTCGTCTACAAGGAGGCGCAGTTCTACATGCTCGCGGTGTCGACGCTCCTCATCACGTTCGCGTTCGCCGTCATCTACGTCCCGGGGACGGCCCCGCTGACGGGCAGCGTCACCCGACCGCTCGCGCTCATCCCCCTCGGCCTCTACGCCCTCTACCTGTTCATCCAGTACCAGGACACCGCGGAGTACGTCGCCGACCCTGCAGAGGCCCGCGGCGTCGACCCACTCCGACAGTGGGCGTTCCTCGCGGCGGGGCTGCTCGTCATCCTCGTCGCCGTCGAGAACCTCGTCCACGCGGTGCGCGTCCTCGGGAGCACGTTCGGGGTCAGCGAGTTCGTCCTCGGCGTGGTCATCGTCGCGGGTGCGACCAGCCTCCCGGACACGCTCGTCAGCGTCCGCGCCGCCCGCGCCGGGCGCGGCGTCACCTCGCTGGCGAACGTCCTCGGGTCGAACACGTTCGACCTGCTGGTCGCCATCCCGGTCGGGGTGCTCATCGCCGGACCGGCGCTCATCGACTTCGCGGTCGCCGCACCCATGTTCGGCGTGCTCACCGCCGCGACGGTGCTCCTGTTCACCGTCATGCGGACCGACCTCTCGCTCGACGACCGCGAGGCGGCCGCCCTGCTCGGCTGCTACGTCGTCTTCGTCGCCTGGGTCGTCGCGGAGACCGTCGGCGTCGGCCCGGGGCTCCTCCCGGTGTCGTGA